The following are encoded in a window of Anaerobaca lacustris genomic DNA:
- a CDS encoding PilW family protein, whose amino-acid sequence MPQKRHNLRRPRAVTVLEMVVAMSIMAIVMAAVLPLFAGIRNNWDTRQANAEIVQNARVLADHLHRTLATAIRITDVSPSAQENGFIEFTANDGALYRYAVGQDGYVQFGPSGEPGDLAGPVSRFQFTCYDGNDFTTPTVEASSVRFVAVQTTFANEVPTGADKTFTTQVYIRAGTLDSDDSEPDDGFSPGVAVRNSIAWGGRNICIDSYRSSGGPYDPMQPGAEAVVSVNAIGTNVITLWSSAVIRGDAYIGPGGNPTTGIATWGASQITGRRESLTSAVEIPALSAPTGSPFNGAPERAFELSGRQTQTIDSDRHIERIGLWGSSVLTIEGHVTVLLRQGLQTSSRAELRIPPNSSLTLYVGDGVEISGSSVLNGIGADPSRLRINMIGNGKSFQMSSNTVACAVLQNPQGSVSIWSQSEFFGKIRAGSLEGGGRIHIDLDCDFENGSR is encoded by the coding sequence ATGCCGCAGAAACGCCACAATCTCAGACGGCCCAGGGCCGTCACGGTGCTGGAGATGGTCGTCGCGATGTCCATCATGGCGATCGTCATGGCCGCCGTGCTGCCGTTGTTCGCAGGGATACGCAACAACTGGGACACGCGGCAGGCGAACGCGGAGATCGTCCAGAACGCCAGAGTCCTCGCGGATCATCTCCATCGCACGCTGGCGACGGCGATCCGGATCACGGACGTCAGCCCGTCGGCGCAGGAGAACGGCTTCATCGAATTCACAGCCAATGACGGTGCCCTCTACCGCTATGCGGTCGGCCAGGATGGCTATGTCCAGTTCGGTCCGTCGGGTGAGCCGGGCGATCTGGCGGGCCCGGTCAGTCGGTTCCAGTTCACCTGTTATGACGGCAACGATTTCACGACGCCGACGGTTGAGGCCTCGTCGGTTCGATTCGTCGCCGTGCAGACCACGTTTGCCAACGAAGTACCCACCGGCGCCGACAAGACGTTCACCACACAGGTCTACATCCGCGCCGGAACGCTCGATTCGGACGACTCGGAGCCGGACGACGGGTTTTCGCCCGGCGTGGCGGTACGCAATTCCATCGCCTGGGGCGGAAGGAATATCTGCATCGACAGCTACCGGTCCTCTGGGGGGCCCTACGATCCGATGCAGCCGGGAGCCGAAGCGGTGGTCTCCGTCAACGCGATCGGTACCAACGTGATTACGCTCTGGAGCAGTGCTGTCATTCGTGGCGACGCCTACATTGGGCCGGGCGGAAACCCCACCACGGGAATCGCCACGTGGGGCGCCTCGCAGATCACCGGTCGCCGCGAGTCGCTCACCAGTGCCGTGGAGATCCCGGCCCTCTCGGCCCCGACCGGATCGCCGTTCAACGGGGCTCCCGAACGCGCCTTCGAGCTGTCGGGGCGGCAGACCCAGACCATTGACTCGGACCGTCACATCGAGCGCATCGGGTTGTGGGGCAGTTCGGTGCTCACTATTGAAGGGCATGTCACGGTCCTGCTGAGGCAGGGACTCCAAACGAGCAGTCGGGCCGAACTGAGGATTCCGCCCAATTCGAGTCTGACCCTGTACGTCGGAGATGGTGTCGAGATATCGGGAAGCTCCGTTCTCAATGGCATCGGTGCCGATCCTTCCCGGCTGCGCATCAACATGATCGGCAACGGCAAGAGCTTTCAGATGAGCAGCAACACCGTGGCCTGTGCGGTGCTCCAGAACCCGCAAGGGAGTGTGTCCATCTGGAGTCAATCGGAGTTCTTCGGAAAGATCCGGGCCGGCAGCCTCGAAGGGGGCGGACGAATTCACATCGATCTGGATTGTGACTTTGAGAACGGGAGCCGGTAG
- a CDS encoding type IV pilus modification PilV family protein, which yields MSQIVGRDCVRCARRGVTLTEVVVAATLLAVAVVPLLRALTVAQATGAMVERKTQSLILAQGTLDEIRARALHHYESSFRKDSETLVGGYLCNVTDDQAPNLRRVTVAVGFDANGNGHLSGDEVEVTLTTCIARR from the coding sequence ATGTCGCAGATTGTTGGAAGAGACTGTGTCAGATGCGCGCGTCGGGGCGTGACCCTGACGGAGGTGGTGGTCGCCGCGACGCTTCTGGCCGTGGCCGTCGTCCCATTGCTCCGCGCGCTGACCGTGGCACAGGCGACGGGCGCGATGGTTGAACGCAAGACCCAGTCTCTGATCCTGGCGCAAGGGACGCTCGATGAGATTCGAGCCAGAGCGCTGCACCATTACGAGAGTTCATTCCGCAAGGACTCCGAGACGCTCGTTGGTGGCTATCTGTGCAACGTGACGGACGACCAAGCCCCAAACCTTCGACGGGTGACCGTGGCGGTGGGCTTTGACGCGAATGGGAACGGCCATCTGTCTGGCGACGAGGTGGAGGTGACCCTGACGACGTGCATCGCCCGGCGGTAA